From a single Sinomonas atrocyanea genomic region:
- a CDS encoding HAD-IC family P-type ATPase: MGTPEGLTAAEAGRRLAETGRNEIPQQRLGWPRRLGAKFWAPVPWMLEATALLELVLGRWTDAALVAAVLGLNAGIGFVQEGRAQDALALLRTRLEVNARVLRDGAWSSAPAASLVPGDVVHVRMGDFVPADARVLEGEVLADQASLTGESVPLERGPGAVLYSGTVVARGEATARVEATGPRTFFGRTAQLVGSSAPLEHLGGLVLRMVRVFIAIDLVIAAAGTAYLAWSGAGPDAVLSFAVVLLLASVPVAMPAAFTLAGALGARRLARAGILTTRLSVLQDAASMQVLCVDKTGTLTRNQLAVAEALGIDGASPAETIRLAAAASDAATQDPIDLAILAGAAPAEDLGWRRTAFVPFDPATKRSQASWIAEDGAAVDVAKGAPAVISALTGHQEAAALARLAASGARVLGVALRTDDGGWRHRGLVALADTPREEAADMLGRLGDLGVRAIMVTGDSAATAAAVAQRLGMRGSVITPERLAAEPPAFPAWPRWPRSFPSTSTSSSAGSRRPAPWWG; the protein is encoded by the coding sequence GGTGGCCGCGGCGGCTCGGCGCGAAGTTCTGGGCCCCCGTTCCGTGGATGCTCGAGGCCACGGCGCTGCTCGAGCTCGTCCTGGGCCGATGGACGGATGCGGCGCTGGTGGCCGCGGTGCTCGGGCTCAACGCCGGGATCGGGTTCGTCCAGGAGGGCCGCGCCCAGGACGCCCTGGCCCTGCTGCGCACCAGGCTCGAGGTCAACGCCCGCGTGCTCAGGGACGGCGCCTGGTCCTCGGCCCCCGCAGCCTCCCTGGTCCCGGGGGACGTCGTCCATGTGCGGATGGGCGACTTCGTCCCGGCCGATGCCCGGGTGCTCGAGGGCGAAGTGCTGGCAGACCAGGCCAGCCTGACGGGGGAATCGGTCCCCCTCGAGCGCGGCCCGGGGGCCGTGCTGTACTCGGGGACCGTGGTTGCCCGGGGCGAGGCCACGGCGCGGGTCGAGGCGACCGGGCCGCGGACGTTCTTCGGCAGGACCGCCCAACTCGTGGGGTCGTCGGCGCCGCTGGAGCACCTCGGCGGCCTGGTGCTGAGGATGGTCCGCGTGTTCATCGCGATCGACCTGGTGATCGCCGCCGCCGGGACCGCGTACCTGGCTTGGAGCGGCGCCGGCCCGGACGCGGTGCTGTCCTTCGCGGTAGTCCTCCTGCTCGCCTCGGTGCCGGTCGCCATGCCCGCGGCGTTCACCCTGGCGGGAGCGCTCGGGGCCCGTCGGCTCGCCCGCGCCGGCATCCTCACCACACGCCTCTCGGTGCTCCAGGACGCGGCGTCGATGCAGGTCCTCTGCGTCGACAAGACGGGAACCCTCACGCGCAATCAGCTCGCCGTCGCCGAGGCGCTCGGGATCGACGGCGCTAGCCCCGCCGAGACGATCCGCCTCGCCGCGGCGGCCTCTGACGCCGCCACGCAGGACCCGATCGACCTGGCGATCCTTGCCGGGGCGGCCCCTGCCGAGGATCTGGGGTGGAGGCGTACGGCGTTCGTCCCGTTCGACCCCGCCACGAAGAGGTCACAGGCGAGTTGGATCGCCGAGGACGGGGCCGCCGTCGACGTCGCGAAGGGGGCCCCTGCCGTCATCTCGGCACTGACCGGCCATCAGGAGGCTGCCGCGCTGGCACGGCTGGCGGCGAGCGGTGCACGGGTGCTCGGCGTCGCGCTGCGGACGGACGACGGCGGGTGGAGGCACCGGGGGCTGGTCGCCCTTGCCGATACACCCCGGGAGGAGGCCGCGGACATGCTGGGCCGCCTGGGCGACCTCGGGGTGCGGGCGATCATGGTCACCGGCGACAGCGCGGCCACAGCGGCCGCCGTCGCGCAGCGCCTCGGCATGCGCGGATCGGTCATCACCCCGGAGCGGCTCGCCGCCGAGCCGCCGGCCTTCCCGGCGTGGCCGCGGTGGCCCAGGTCCTTCCCGAGCACAAGCACGAGCTCGTCCGCAGGCTCCAGGAGGCCGGCACCGTGGTGGGGATGA
- a CDS encoding HAD-IC family P-type ATPase, with protein MAAVAQVLPEHKHELVRRLQEAGTVVGMTGDGVNDAPALRQAEVGIAVEGATDVAKAAAGAVLTRGGLGDIVELVEESRRIHQRSLTYALNVSVKKIEVPLLLALGVFAWKSFVFTPLLMALLLLANDVVSMAVTGDAVRPSPRPDTWSARKIVLAAVAVAAPMLAASAAVLVLAHGPWLHAPVGTLRTVVFVTLVLSSQATVYIVRTARPAWKDTPSPWLLGATAVDVALAAALALTGALMRPVAPGVLAVLAGAVLLGALAADAVKVRVFRHLGLHTAARPQSV; from the coding sequence GTGGCCGCGGTGGCCCAGGTCCTTCCCGAGCACAAGCACGAGCTCGTCCGCAGGCTCCAGGAGGCCGGCACCGTGGTGGGGATGACGGGGGACGGCGTGAACGATGCCCCCGCGCTGAGGCAGGCAGAGGTCGGCATCGCCGTGGAGGGCGCCACCGATGTGGCGAAGGCCGCCGCCGGCGCCGTCCTGACCCGAGGGGGCCTCGGAGACATCGTGGAGCTCGTCGAGGAGAGCCGGCGGATCCACCAGCGCTCACTCACCTACGCGCTGAACGTGAGCGTCAAGAAGATCGAGGTCCCGCTGCTGCTGGCGCTCGGCGTCTTCGCGTGGAAGTCGTTCGTCTTCACCCCGCTGCTGATGGCCCTGCTCCTGCTCGCCAACGACGTGGTCAGCATGGCCGTCACCGGCGACGCCGTCCGCCCTTCCCCGCGCCCGGACACGTGGAGCGCGAGGAAGATCGTCCTGGCGGCCGTCGCAGTCGCGGCGCCCATGCTCGCCGCCTCGGCTGCCGTCCTCGTCCTGGCCCACGGGCCCTGGCTGCATGCACCCGTCGGCACCCTGCGCACTGTGGTCTTCGTGACCCTCGTGCTCAGCAGCCAGGCCACGGTCTACATCGTCCGCACCGCGAGGCCCGCGTGGAAGGACACCCCGTCGCCATGGCTGCTGGGCGCCACGGCTGTGGATGTCGCCCTGGCGGCCGCCCTGGCGCTCACCGGCGCCCTGATGCGCCCGGTGGCCCCCGGCGTCCTGGCCGTCCTCGCCGGTGCGGTCCTCCTCGGCGCCCTGGCCGCGGACGCCGTCAAGGTCCGGGTCTTCCGGCACCTAGGCCTGCACACCGCTGCACGCCCACAATCGGTGTGA
- a CDS encoding universal stress protein yields MESYRIVVGVDGSPASGKALDWAIEEARLRGGSLRVITAWHYPVLGDAAGAGPDVDVFRQSAADDQAALLSAAGGERSGLSAEVIEGSAVQVLLDAARDADLLVVGSRGHGGFAGLLLGSVSAQLAHHAPCPVLVVRENEGGRGTSS; encoded by the coding sequence ATGGAGAGCTACAGGATCGTGGTCGGGGTGGACGGGTCCCCCGCCTCGGGGAAGGCGCTCGACTGGGCGATCGAGGAGGCCCGGCTCCGCGGCGGGAGCCTGCGCGTCATCACGGCGTGGCACTATCCGGTCCTCGGCGATGCCGCCGGCGCCGGCCCTGATGTGGACGTGTTCCGGCAGAGCGCGGCCGATGACCAGGCCGCGCTGCTCTCCGCGGCAGGCGGCGAGCGCAGCGGGCTCAGCGCGGAGGTGATCGAGGGCAGCGCCGTGCAGGTCCTCCTCGATGCGGCCCGAGATGCGGACCTGCTGGTCGTCGGGTCACGCGGGCACGGCGGCTTCGCCGGGCTGCTGCTGGGCTCCGTGTCCGCCCAGCTCGCCCACCACGCGCCCTGTCCGGTGCTCGTGGTGCGGGAGAACGAGGGCGGGCGCGGGACCTCGTCCTGA
- a CDS encoding sulfite exporter TauE/SafE family protein, with protein sequence MILTALAFGAVVGGLLGLVGGGGSILAVPALVYGVGVPLAAAIPGSLVVVGASSAVAVLPRVRRGVNWRLALIIGAAGTATAYLGAAVNRMMDQKILLLAFSVIMIVAGLRMLRKTEAVGGSCALPTGGVNWRSCLPKAIATGAVVGFLTGLLGVGGGFLIVPALALVLGLPMAMTVGTSLVIIVINSLAGLAAHLGEMHFDWAVIGAFALAAMVASLVAGRFGRRLPEHVLKRGFAGLVLLVAVYVAIQAITK encoded by the coding sequence GTGATCCTCACCGCGCTGGCGTTCGGCGCCGTCGTCGGCGGGCTCCTCGGGCTCGTCGGCGGCGGCGGGTCGATCCTCGCCGTTCCCGCCCTCGTGTACGGGGTCGGCGTGCCGCTCGCGGCCGCCATCCCCGGCTCCCTCGTGGTGGTCGGTGCGTCCTCCGCCGTTGCCGTCCTTCCGAGGGTCCGGCGGGGTGTGAACTGGCGCCTGGCCCTGATCATCGGGGCCGCCGGCACCGCCACCGCGTACCTCGGCGCGGCGGTCAACCGGATGATGGACCAGAAGATCCTCCTGCTCGCCTTCTCCGTGATCATGATCGTGGCCGGCCTCCGGATGCTCCGGAAGACCGAGGCCGTGGGCGGATCCTGCGCACTCCCCACGGGTGGGGTCAACTGGCGGTCCTGCCTGCCCAAGGCGATCGCCACCGGCGCCGTGGTCGGGTTCCTCACGGGGCTCCTCGGGGTAGGCGGAGGGTTCCTCATCGTCCCCGCCCTGGCCCTCGTGCTCGGGCTGCCCATGGCGATGACCGTGGGGACCTCTCTCGTGATCATCGTCATCAACTCGCTCGCGGGCCTCGCCGCCCACCTGGGCGAGATGCACTTCGACTGGGCAGTGATCGGCGCCTTCGCCCTCGCCGCCATGGTCGCCTCGCTCGTGGCAGGGCGCTTCGGGCGCCGGCTTCCCGAGCACGTCCTCAAGCGCGGATTCGCGGGCCTCGTCCTGCTCGTGGCCGTCTATGTGGCCATCCAGGCCATCACCAAGTAG
- a CDS encoding rhodanese-like domain-containing protein — MTDSTATMPATVAPATLKEWAARHDDLMVVDVRSGAEFDSLHIRGSYHVPLPLLSEHAEEFASRMGTRVVLVCQSGARAEQARKRLAAVGLAGASVLEGGVPAFAAAGGDVVRGAQTWALERQVRMTAGSLVLASILGGRFISPKLRLVAGGIGAGLTFSAATNSCAMGAMLSKMPWNRSASEPTAHQALQQLGDSR, encoded by the coding sequence ATGACCGACAGCACCGCAACCATGCCCGCCACCGTCGCACCCGCCACCCTCAAGGAGTGGGCCGCCCGCCATGACGACCTCATGGTCGTGGACGTCCGCAGCGGCGCCGAGTTCGATTCGCTCCACATCCGCGGCTCCTACCACGTGCCGCTGCCTCTCCTGAGCGAGCATGCCGAGGAGTTCGCCAGCCGGATGGGCACGCGCGTCGTCCTGGTCTGCCAGTCCGGGGCCCGGGCGGAGCAGGCCCGCAAGCGGCTCGCCGCCGTCGGCCTCGCCGGCGCCAGCGTCCTCGAGGGCGGCGTCCCGGCCTTCGCCGCCGCCGGAGGCGACGTCGTCCGCGGCGCCCAGACCTGGGCGCTCGAGCGGCAGGTGCGGATGACCGCCGGCTCGCTCGTGCTGGCCAGCATCCTGGGCGGCCGGTTCATCTCGCCCAAGCTCCGGCTCGTGGCCGGCGGGATCGGCGCGGGCCTGACCTTCTCCGCCGCGACCAACAGCTGCGCCATGGGCGCGATGCTCTCGAAGATGCCGTGGAACCGCTCCGCGAGCGAGCCCACCGCCCACCAGGCGCTCCAGCAGCTCGGGGACAGCCGGTGA
- a CDS encoding rhodanese-like domain-containing protein — MDITPQQTAERLGGDTQIVDVREAAELADGMIPGARHIPLGDLGARLDELDRSRPVIAVCRSGRRSAAAADQLTAAGYSAQTMVGGMLAWRSAGLPTA; from the coding sequence ATGGACATCACCCCACAGCAGACCGCCGAGAGGCTCGGCGGCGACACCCAGATCGTCGACGTGCGCGAGGCAGCAGAGCTTGCCGACGGCATGATCCCCGGCGCCCGGCATATCCCGCTCGGCGACCTGGGCGCCCGCCTGGACGAGCTCGACCGCTCGCGTCCGGTGATCGCCGTCTGCCGCAGCGGCCGGCGCAGCGCCGCCGCGGCCGACCAGCTCACCGCAGCCGGCTACTCCGCCCAGACCATGGTCGGCGGCATGCTCGCCTGGCGGTCCGCCGGCCTGCCCACCGCCTGA
- a CDS encoding HoxN/HupN/NixA family nickel/cobalt transporter, producing MPTPAQRTSGTRAPLARMGLVVLALHVAGWGLLAAVALPALHAGAGGAALVAGLGVGAYALGIRHAFDADHIAAIDNATRRLIAAGRPPVSAGFWFALGHSTVVVGAVALVLAGFGTFAEGLSDEGSPLRQGASLWGAAVSGAFLLLAGALNVPALRGMGSLLRRARGGAVDPAELERHLDSRGVVFRVLGPLGRLVDAPWKMYPTGLLFGLGLDTAASVGLLAAGSLRPGVPPAAALALPLLFTAGMTLFDSADGIAMNRIYRWAAEDEVRKAAYNLAVTAVSVAVAFVVGAAGLASAAAQLLEVHSGPLAALAGMDTGLVGVGLVAVFAAFGLYALTLRAPRAASQPCR from the coding sequence ATGCCGACTCCTGCACAGCGCACGAGCGGGACCCGGGCGCCCCTGGCCCGGATGGGCCTGGTGGTCCTCGCCCTGCACGTCGCCGGGTGGGGACTCCTGGCCGCGGTCGCGCTGCCCGCCCTCCACGCCGGAGCCGGCGGCGCGGCCCTCGTGGCCGGGCTCGGGGTGGGCGCCTACGCACTCGGGATCCGGCACGCGTTCGACGCCGACCACATCGCCGCGATCGACAACGCCACCCGCCGCCTGATCGCCGCCGGACGGCCTCCCGTCTCGGCCGGCTTCTGGTTCGCGCTGGGGCACTCGACCGTGGTCGTCGGCGCCGTCGCACTCGTGCTGGCCGGCTTCGGGACGTTCGCCGAGGGGCTCTCGGACGAGGGGTCCCCGCTGCGGCAGGGCGCCTCCCTGTGGGGCGCCGCCGTCTCCGGGGCGTTCCTCCTCCTGGCAGGCGCGCTCAACGTCCCCGCCCTGCGGGGGATGGGCTCGCTCCTGCGGAGGGCGCGCGGCGGCGCCGTGGACCCGGCCGAGCTGGAACGCCACCTCGATTCCCGCGGCGTCGTCTTCCGCGTGCTGGGCCCGCTGGGCCGCCTCGTGGATGCTCCGTGGAAGATGTACCCGACCGGGCTGCTGTTCGGGCTCGGGCTCGACACCGCAGCCTCGGTGGGGCTGCTTGCGGCGGGCTCGCTCCGCCCCGGAGTGCCGCCGGCCGCGGCCCTCGCCCTGCCGCTGCTCTTCACCGCCGGGATGACGCTCTTCGACAGCGCAGACGGCATCGCCATGAACCGGATCTACCGGTGGGCCGCGGAGGACGAGGTCCGCAAGGCCGCCTACAACCTGGCCGTCACGGCGGTGTCGGTCGCCGTCGCCTTCGTGGTCGGCGCCGCCGGCCTGGCCTCGGCCGCCGCCCAGCTGCTCGAGGTCCACAGCGGCCCGCTGGCCGCGCTGGCGGGCATGGACACCGGGCTTGTCGGCGTGGGGCTCGTCGCGGTCTTCGCGGCATTCGGCCTCTACGCACTGACCCTCCGCGCCCCGCGCGCGGCCTCCCAACCCTGCCGCTGA
- a CDS encoding MBL fold metallo-hydrolase, producing MDVIVIDTPQLGDRSYLVHDGKHALVIDAQRDIDRVEAAASAAGVEITHVAETHIHNDYLTGGLVYARKHGVAYLVNAADEVAFERTPIADGETVEVGELAVKAVATPGHTHNHLSFVVSHGDQQAVFSGGSVLYGSVGRTDLLGREHMVGLTHDQYASARRLAKEADAAAELYPTHGFGSFCSSGPATGAGGSTLGEQFETNHVYTDADEEHFVSDLIANLTAYPSYYVHMGPGNSAGPGEPDLGVPESLDPKELRTRLEAGEWVVDLRNRVAYASEHLKGTISFEYGNGNSFSTYLGWLFPYDRKLTLVGSREDVENAIRDLSRIGIDSPDAALGEDPRALAPEAAVSSYPRVDWEGMLAERRPDEVILDVRRADEYEASRIEGAVNIPLHELLTRLDEVPAGRLWVHCGSGYRSGVAASLLERAGHDVVQVDDAFDRAAAAGLPIAA from the coding sequence ATGGACGTCATCGTCATCGACACCCCGCAGCTCGGCGACCGCAGCTACCTCGTGCACGATGGGAAGCACGCGCTCGTGATCGACGCCCAGCGGGACATCGACCGCGTCGAGGCCGCCGCCTCCGCGGCAGGCGTCGAGATCACGCACGTTGCCGAGACCCACATCCACAACGACTACCTCACCGGCGGGCTGGTCTACGCCCGCAAGCACGGGGTCGCCTACCTCGTGAACGCCGCCGACGAGGTCGCCTTCGAGCGGACCCCCATCGCGGACGGCGAGACGGTCGAGGTCGGCGAGCTGGCCGTCAAGGCCGTGGCGACCCCCGGCCACACCCACAACCACCTCTCCTTCGTCGTCTCGCACGGCGACCAGCAGGCAGTCTTCTCGGGCGGCAGCGTGCTCTACGGCTCCGTGGGGCGCACCGACCTCCTGGGCCGCGAGCACATGGTCGGCCTCACCCACGACCAGTACGCCTCCGCGCGCCGCCTGGCCAAGGAGGCGGACGCCGCCGCGGAGCTCTACCCGACGCACGGCTTCGGCTCGTTCTGCTCCTCCGGCCCCGCGACGGGCGCCGGCGGCTCCACCCTCGGCGAGCAGTTCGAGACCAACCACGTCTACACGGACGCCGACGAGGAGCACTTCGTCAGCGACCTCATCGCCAACCTCACCGCCTACCCCAGCTACTACGTGCACATGGGCCCCGGCAACTCCGCCGGACCCGGCGAGCCGGACCTGGGCGTGCCCGAGTCCCTCGACCCCAAGGAGCTGCGCACGCGGCTCGAGGCCGGCGAGTGGGTGGTCGACCTGCGCAACCGGGTCGCCTACGCCTCGGAGCACCTCAAGGGCACCATCAGCTTCGAGTACGGCAACGGCAACAGCTTCAGCACCTACCTCGGCTGGCTCTTCCCCTACGACAGGAAGCTCACGCTCGTGGGCTCCCGCGAGGACGTCGAGAACGCCATCCGCGACCTGTCCCGGATCGGCATCGACTCCCCGGACGCCGCCCTCGGCGAGGACCCGCGGGCCCTTGCCCCGGAGGCGGCCGTGTCCTCGTACCCCCGCGTGGACTGGGAGGGCATGCTGGCCGAGCGGCGCCCGGACGAGGTGATCCTCGACGTCCGCCGCGCCGACGAGTACGAGGCGTCGCGCATCGAGGGCGCCGTGAACATCCCGCTGCACGAGCTCCTGACCCGCCTCGACGAGGTCCCCGCCGGAAGACTCTGGGTGCACTGCGGCTCGGGCTACCGCTCGGGCGTGGCGGCCAGCCTGCTCGAGCGCGCCGGCCACGACGTCGTCCAGGTCGACGACGCCTTCGACCGCGCCGCCGCGGCCGGCCTCCCCATCGCGGCCTAG
- a CDS encoding metal-sensitive transcriptional regulator, translating into MKGVSVEGSAPQDLPQSVELRRLANRLKRAHGQLKAVIDAVESGANCRAVITQLAAVRGALDKAGFELISAAMSECASTPAAPGGGEGGGLTMEELRRLFLTLA; encoded by the coding sequence ATGAAGGGCGTCTCGGTCGAGGGGTCTGCTCCGCAGGACCTGCCGCAGTCCGTCGAGCTGCGTCGGCTCGCGAATCGGCTCAAGCGCGCCCACGGGCAGCTGAAGGCCGTCATCGACGCGGTGGAATCGGGGGCGAACTGCCGGGCCGTGATCACCCAGCTCGCCGCCGTACGCGGCGCCCTGGACAAGGCCGGCTTCGAGCTGATCTCCGCGGCCATGAGCGAGTGCGCGAGCACCCCCGCGGCTCCCGGCGGGGGCGAGGGCGGTGGCCTGACCATGGAGGAGCTGCGCCGCCTCTTCCTCACCCTTGCCTGA
- a CDS encoding transglycosylase domain-containing protein, with product MASGRKVLRSTSLGVGRILSFLAVSLLCGVLTAGLMSPAVALAGSATNGSVQFFDSLPSDLEVTPPAQVTRILAADGSVIGSVFSENRTNVPLEKVSQSMRDAIVAIEDYRFYEHGGIDPMGILRAFASDVGGAHQGASTLTQQYVTNVLNEDLVAQGQGSDVVLNGQKGVGDKLREMKLAISLEKKESKDKILQGYLNIVSFSGNAYGVQAASQYFFSEDAKDLTLTQSALLAGLVNGPGYYDPVAYPDRAVGRRNLVLDAMLEHGYITKAQHDDAVKAPLKLKLNPPKQGCAYAAQAPYFCDYVLHQILNDPAYGATPADRERRVDRGGLTIRTTLDPRLQGPAQTQVDATAGANPDKWGASLVTVQPGSGKVLAMAQNSRVLAGQGTGFLTSYNFNVDRTDPSGNQLGGVGGMQPGSTMKPATLAAWLDEGKPTDQIVNAAQRRYPPGYPWKTTCGRVSGSFDSAVAGSVDLQNDEPGWYRPMTVREGIYQSINTATFASAAALDDFCDIQRAADAMGLHDGAGGGKKLDLSVLGNILGASNVAPLTMADAFATFAADGTYCAPMSITEVDDAKGQKIGGQAPSCQAGALKPDAAKAATNVLEDVIKKGSGLLIPQKLGVPDAAKTGTNQYNNQTWVVGYTRGLATASFFGDPFNGSDARLGRNVTVNGKYYPVIDGAYIAGPQWATYMQKVLGFYDHGAFDAPPQNLIRPASH from the coding sequence ATGGCTTCTGGCAGGAAAGTGCTCCGATCCACATCGCTCGGCGTCGGAAGGATCCTGTCCTTCCTGGCCGTGAGCCTTCTGTGTGGGGTCCTGACCGCGGGCCTCATGTCACCCGCCGTGGCCCTGGCGGGAAGCGCCACGAACGGCTCGGTGCAGTTCTTCGACAGCCTGCCGAGTGACCTCGAGGTCACCCCGCCGGCGCAGGTCACGAGGATCCTCGCGGCGGACGGTTCCGTGATCGGCAGCGTGTTCAGCGAGAACCGCACCAATGTGCCGCTCGAGAAGGTCTCCCAGAGCATGCGCGACGCGATCGTCGCCATCGAGGACTACCGGTTCTACGAGCACGGCGGCATCGACCCCATGGGCATCCTCCGTGCGTTCGCCTCGGACGTGGGCGGCGCCCACCAAGGAGCGTCGACGCTGACGCAGCAGTACGTCACCAACGTGCTCAACGAGGACCTCGTCGCCCAGGGCCAAGGTTCCGACGTGGTCCTCAACGGCCAGAAGGGCGTGGGCGACAAGCTGCGCGAGATGAAGCTCGCCATCTCCCTGGAGAAGAAGGAGTCCAAGGACAAGATCCTCCAGGGCTACCTGAACATCGTCTCCTTCAGCGGCAACGCCTACGGGGTCCAGGCGGCCAGCCAGTACTTCTTCTCCGAGGATGCCAAGGACCTCACGCTCACCCAGTCGGCCCTCCTTGCCGGGCTCGTCAACGGGCCCGGCTACTACGACCCGGTGGCCTATCCCGACCGGGCCGTCGGCCGGCGCAACCTGGTCCTCGACGCGATGCTCGAGCACGGGTACATCACCAAGGCGCAGCACGACGACGCCGTCAAGGCCCCGCTGAAGCTGAAGCTGAATCCGCCGAAGCAGGGCTGTGCCTACGCGGCCCAGGCCCCCTACTTCTGCGACTACGTGCTCCACCAGATCCTCAATGACCCGGCCTATGGGGCGACCCCGGCGGACCGCGAGCGGCGCGTGGATCGCGGAGGCCTCACGATCAGGACCACCCTCGACCCGCGCCTGCAGGGGCCGGCCCAGACCCAGGTCGATGCGACCGCGGGGGCGAATCCGGACAAATGGGGCGCCTCGCTCGTCACCGTGCAGCCGGGCAGCGGCAAGGTCCTGGCGATGGCGCAGAACTCCCGGGTGCTCGCGGGCCAGGGCACGGGCTTCCTCACGTCCTACAACTTCAACGTGGACCGCACCGACCCGTCCGGCAACCAGCTCGGCGGCGTCGGAGGCATGCAGCCGGGCTCGACGATGAAGCCCGCAACCCTGGCGGCATGGCTCGACGAGGGCAAGCCCACCGACCAGATCGTGAACGCGGCCCAGCGGCGGTACCCGCCCGGGTACCCGTGGAAGACGACCTGCGGGCGTGTGAGCGGGTCCTTCGACTCGGCCGTGGCCGGATCGGTGGACCTCCAGAACGACGAGCCCGGCTGGTACCGCCCCATGACCGTGCGCGAGGGCATCTACCAGTCGATCAACACCGCAACGTTCGCCTCGGCCGCGGCCCTGGACGACTTCTGCGACATCCAGCGGGCGGCAGACGCCATGGGCCTGCACGACGGTGCAGGCGGTGGCAAGAAGCTGGACCTCTCGGTGCTCGGCAACATCCTCGGCGCCTCCAACGTGGCCCCGCTGACCATGGCAGACGCGTTCGCGACCTTCGCCGCGGACGGCACCTACTGCGCGCCGATGTCCATCACCGAGGTCGACGACGCCAAGGGGCAGAAGATCGGCGGCCAGGCGCCGTCCTGCCAGGCCGGCGCCCTGAAGCCGGATGCGGCGAAGGCGGCCACCAACGTGCTCGAGGACGTGATCAAGAAGGGCTCCGGCCTGCTCATCCCGCAGAAGCTCGGGGTCCCCGACGCCGCCAAGACCGGTACCAACCAGTACAACAACCAGACCTGGGTCGTCGGGTACACGAGGGGCCTCGCGACGGCGTCGTTCTTCGGCGACCCCTTCAACGGTAGCGACGCCCGCCTGGGGCGCAACGTCACCGTCAACGGCAAGTACTACCCCGTCATCGACGGCGCCTACATTGCCGGCCCTCAGTGGGCGACCTACATGCAGAAGGTCCTCGGGTTCTACGACCACGGCGCCTTCGATGCCCCGCCGCAGAACCTCATCCGGCCCGCCTCGCACTGA
- a CDS encoding sigma-70 family RNA polymerase sigma factor yields MSESAVIESKGSLRLLAGDLAEDAAQAGRASEGAAGEGAGSGVAGALVVEHLGLADALARRHRVPGHDFEDIRQVARMGLVMAAQRYREGAGHGFVQFAVPTIAGTIKRYLRDQSWVVRPPRSLQELRLGVKEARGRLVQELGREPSLAELGEATGASPEQVAEARSVDAAMSPAAIEPLDSSGEGEGERTAHLVPVVEAGFEQVELRQMVACALEGASEQDRLLVKLRFVDEMSQSEIAAELGVSQMQVSRLLRRLLDRMRRKMAA; encoded by the coding sequence GTGAGTGAGTCAGCTGTGATCGAGTCCAAGGGATCCCTGAGGCTCCTCGCCGGGGACCTGGCGGAGGACGCCGCCCAGGCGGGACGTGCGTCCGAGGGCGCTGCCGGCGAGGGTGCGGGGTCCGGTGTGGCGGGGGCGTTGGTGGTGGAGCACTTGGGGCTGGCGGATGCGCTGGCGCGGCGGCACCGGGTGCCCGGGCATGACTTCGAGGACATCCGGCAGGTGGCGCGGATGGGGCTGGTGATGGCGGCGCAGCGGTACCGGGAGGGTGCCGGGCACGGGTTCGTGCAGTTCGCGGTGCCCACGATTGCCGGGACGATCAAGCGCTATCTGCGGGACCAGTCCTGGGTGGTGCGCCCGCCGCGGTCGCTGCAGGAGCTGCGGCTGGGGGTCAAGGAGGCCCGTGGCCGGCTGGTGCAGGAGCTGGGCCGGGAGCCGTCCCTGGCGGAGCTGGGGGAGGCGACCGGGGCCAGCCCGGAGCAGGTCGCGGAGGCCCGCTCGGTGGATGCGGCGATGAGCCCGGCGGCGATCGAGCCGCTGGATTCCTCGGGCGAGGGCGAGGGGGAGCGCACGGCGCACCTGGTCCCGGTGGTCGAGGCGGGGTTCGAGCAGGTGGAGCTGCGGCAGATGGTCGCGTGCGCGCTGGAGGGTGCGAGCGAGCAGGACCGGCTGCTGGTGAAGCTGCGGTTCGTGGACGAGATGAGCCAGTCTGAGATCGCCGCGGAGCTGGGGGTGTCCCAGATGCAGGTCTCGCGCCTGCTGCGCCGGCTTCTGGACCGCATGCGCCGCAAGATGGCCGCCTGA